A single window of Culicoides brevitarsis isolate CSIRO-B50_1 chromosome 3, AGI_CSIRO_Cbre_v1, whole genome shotgun sequence DNA harbors:
- the LOC134834309 gene encoding uncharacterized protein LOC134834309: MDVIIDWQVSRHEIKARGQYLLETGKWSDCHFLVGNSQTLPGHKLILAMASPVFEAMFFGGLAEKNDPIPILDVQPDAFKALMEYIYTDKISINSVDKACELCYAAKKYMLPHVVSECTKFLWADLCSKNACRAYEFAKLFEEPKLMEKCLQIMCTKTCDVIQDASFEEVELSTIITILDQDALNIESELDIFFAINRYAEKHGLLNQSPSGSDEASSSENVNNGDPQPGPSNREAAAAAPVPVNNAPRHQDPLSIRDAVKRIRFLTLTPKQFAEGPARTALLSQNEAFAILMNISSPNSGHPMPEGFSTNKNPRSYNIVLDSPSPSAGTNYVPLPSILNPVIGREELRDNVDRLPADHNIGAMPIVAPPNIYLDEPLVRFQSDRKMYCVRVSGAQTEILNTAVIDSSITFTVDRSICITGIQVPTQIRPANSSSHMNFIPERTDGYSELLYACLLDAASDSRLTYTHSTQRVTYNSVLEILFDRPVYVQRNKVYKISVCFNRSGWYPFPIDRPARQISVDGVLFSFDLGTSSRDRDGLIRSIVYTYNNNIREN, encoded by the exons ATGGATGTCATTATCGACTGGCAAGTTTCGCGGCACGAAATTAAGGCACGAGGTCAATACTTGCTCGAAACGGGAAAATGGTCagattgtcattttttggttGGGAACTCACAGACGTTACCGG gtCACAAGTTAATTCTGGCAATGGCAAGTCCCGTATTCGAAGCGATGTTTTTCGGTGGTTTGGCGGAGAAAAATGATCCAATTCCGATTTTGGACGTGCAACCAGATGCATTTAAGGCGTTGATGGAGTACATTTACACAGACAAAATCAGCATCAATTCCGTGGACAAGGCGTGCGAGTTGTGTTACGCCGCGAAAAAGTACATGTTGCCGCATGTCGTGAGTGAGTGCACAAAGTTCCTTTGGGCCGACCTGTGTTCGAAGAATGCGTGTCGCGCCTACGAGTTCGCCAAGCTATTCGAAGAGCCAAAGTTGATGGAAAAGTGCTTGCAAATCATGTGCACGAAAACGTGCGACGTCATCCAAGATGCCAGTTTCGAGGAAGTCGAACTCAGTACAATTATCACAATTTTAGACCAGGATGCATTAAATATCGAGTCGGAGCTGGATATTTTCTTTGCCATAAATCGCTATGCCGAAAAGCATGGCTTGCTAAATCAATCGCCATCGGGCAGTGACGAAGCTAGTTCAAGTGAAAATGTCAATAACGGCGATCCGCAACCAGGTCCGTCGAATCGTgaagctgctgctgctgccccAGTTCCCGTCAATAATGCGCCACGTCATCAGGACCCGCTCAGCATCCGGGATGCCGTGAAGCGAATTCGTTTCCTTACGCTCACACCAAAACAATTCGCCGAAGGTCCCGCCCGCACCGCATTGCTCAGCCAGAACGAAGCATTTGCCATACTCATGAACATATCGTCGCCAAATTCGGGCCATCCGATGCCCGAAGGATTTTCCACAAACAAAAATCCCCGTTCCTACAACATTGTACTTGACTCCCCCTCCCCCTCAGCGGGCACGAATTACGTTCCTCTCCCCTCAATTCTGAATCCCGTGATTGGGCGCGAGGAATTACGCGACAATGTCGATCGCCTACCCGCAGATCACAACATCGGAGCGATGCCAATTGTCGCGCCACCCAATATCTACTTGGATGAGCCGCTCGTGCGTTTCCAGTCCGATCGAAAAATGTACTGCGTTCGCGTAAGTGGCGCCCAAACGGAAATTCTCAATACGGCGGTGATCGATTCGTCCATCACTTTTACCGTAGATCGCTCAATTTGCATCACGGGTATTCAGGTGCCGACGCAAATTCGTCCGGCGAATAGCAGTTCCCACATGAATTTCATCCCGGAACGCACGGATGGCTATTCGGAGCTACTTTACGCGTGTCTCTTGGATGCCGCGAGTGATAGTCGGCTGACGTATACGCACAGCACGCAACGCGTCACGTATAACTCCGTGCTTGAAATACTCTTTGATCGGCCAGTTTATGTGCAGCGGAATAAGGTGTACAAGATCAGTGTTTGCTTCAACAGGTCTGGATGGTATCCCTTCCCGATTGATCGACCAGCGAGACAAATTTCCGTGGATGGGGTTTTGTTTAGCTTTGATTTGGGCACGTCGTCACGCGATAGAGACGGACTCATCAGATCCATTGTTTACACGTACAACAATAACATTCGCGAGAATTGA